In uncultured Desulfovibrio sp., the sequence ATGGCCACACAGTGGAGCGAGGGAGAAGCCATTGACGAGGCGTTCTTTGTGGACTGCGGCCGCAGCTTCCGGGCCGGGCAGCCCACTGATCACATTACCGGTCTGGAGCATCTGGAAGGGGCGGCCGTGGCCGTGCTGGCCGATGGCAGCCCCGTGGAAGGCTGCGTGGTACAGGATGGCGCCATTCACCTGCCCTACGCTGCCCGCCTTGTCCATGCGGGCCTGCCCTATGTCTCGGTACTGTCCCCCCTGCCCCCGGAAGGCAGCGTGCAGAACGGCAGTACCCTTGGCCGGCGCCGTGCCTACGGGCGATGCACCGTGCGCTTCCATCGCAGTGTGGGCGGCAAATACGGGCCATCCCGCCAGGAACTCTACGACCTGCCCGTGCTGCCGGAACAGTGGGGCAGTGCCTGCGCGCCCTTCAGCGGCGATGTGGACTGTCTGCCCGGCGGTGCGCAGGAGGCAGGCGCCACCCTCTGGCTGGTGCAGGACAGGCCCCTGCCCTTTCATCTGGCCGCCATCGTCCTGGATGTGGACTTTGGCGAGAACTGAGGCCGGCATTGCGCCATACCGGCGATGCCGCTTTCCCAACCCCTTTCGGGAGGCAGCTCTTCATGGAATTTGGTACAGAATGTCTGCAAGACGTGCGGCAGGAGGCCCTGCCGCTGACCCGCGCCCACTGGAACGAGGTGGAAGCCTCCCTGCACGGGCCGGAAGAACAGCCCTTTGATGCGGCACAGTATGCCCGCTGGGAAGCCCTGGGCATGCTGCACATCAGCACGGTACGCACGGCAGGCCGCCTGACGGGCTATGCCGCCTTCACCATCTGCCCCTGCCCCCATCGCCCCGGCAGGCTGCTGGCCGCGCTGGATGGTCTCTACCTTGCGCCGGAGGTCCGTGGCGGTCTTACGGCCCTGCGCCTGCTGCGCCACGCCGAAACAGCCCTGCGCCAGCGCGGGGTGGCGGTCATGCAGTTCAGCTCGCCGGCCTCGCGCCCCTGCCATGCCCTGTACCGGCGCCTGGGGGCACGACATACCGAAAGCATCTGGCACAAGGAGGTACGCTGATGGCCATTGCCAGCAGCACGGCCGCCGTCCTGGGAGCCGCCGTGGCCCTGGCCGGCACGGCCGCAGGCGCCTACGGCGCCATCCGGCAGTCCGAAACGGCCCGGCAACAGCAGGAATACCAGGCCAAACTGGCCCAGCGACAGGCCGGCATTGCGGAAGAAAACGCCCGGCAGGACGAGGCGCAGGCCCGGCAGGCCCGGCAGGACAGCTACGAGGCTGCCGTGCGCAAACGCCAGGAAGCCGCCGGCCTCATCGGCCGGCAGCGAGCCGCTGCCGGCGCCTCCGGCGCGCAGGTGGATGCCGGCAGTCAGCTGGACCTGACCCTGGACACGGCGGAAAAGGGGGCGCTGGATGCCTTTTCCCTGCGGGAACAGGGACTGCGCACGGCCCACAATGCCGAACTGTCCGCCTGGAGCCAGCGCAACAGCGCCCAGGGGGCCGCGTTGCAGGCCGATTACCTGCGCCAGACCAATGAAACGGACTATCTGGGCCTGACCCGGACCCTGCTGGGCAGTACCCAGCGGGCCGGGCGCAATTTTCAGCTGCTTACGGGGCGCGGCCCCACCCTGCGCTGACACGGAAAGACAGCATGCCAACGGGGAGAACAGGCCGGGCCTGTTCTCCCCGTCGTATTTGCGGCAGACGGCCGGAGAGGCTACAGGCCGGAACCTGCCGCCGCCAGTGCCGCCTCGTCGGGATACAGGGCCGTAATGCGGGCCAGGAAATCGGTATAGCGATCTTCCAGAATGGCCTGACGCGCCCCGCGTACCAGGTCGAGGAAATAGGTCAGATTATGCAGGGAATTGAGGCGGAAGGCGAGCAGCTCCTTGCTCACGTAGAGATGCCGCAAATAGGCACGGGAAAAGGTGCGGCAGGTATAACAGGAGCACTGCGGGTCCAGGGGGCCGTCGTCATCGGCAAATTCCCTGCGCTTGATGTTGATCTTGCCCTGCGAGGTATACAGCGTGCCATTGCGGGCATTGCGCGTGGGCAGCACGCAGTCGAACATGTCCACCCCTGCGGCAATGCCGTTGACAATGTCCAGCGGAGTGCCCACGCCCATGAGGTAACGGGGTTTTTCCGCCGGCAGCTGCGGGGCGATGTCATAGAGAAAGTCGTACATGACGGCCTTGGGTTCCCCCACGGACAGCCCGCCGATGGCAAAGCCGTCAAAGTCGTGGGCGCAGAGTTCCTCAATGGACCGCCGGCGCAGGTCCTTGAAGAAGCCCCCCTGCGTGATGGCAAAGAGCAGGTTGTGCGCCGTACCCGCCGGATAGTGGGCGCGGGCGCGCAACGCCCAGCGCGTGGTCAGGGCCGTGGACTTGTCGGTATAGGCATAGTCCGCCCCGTGCGGCACGCATTCGTCCAGCACCATCATGATGTCGGAATTGAGGCTGCGCTGGATGTCCACCACGTTTTCCGGCGTGAAGAGATGGCGGGAACCATCCAGATGGGAGCGGAACTCGGCCCCTTCTTCCCGCAGCTTGCGCAGGGAATTGAGGCTGAAAATCTGAAAGCCGCCGCTGTCCGTGAGAATGGCCCCGGGCCAGGAGGCAAAGCCGTGCAGCCCGCCATGGCGCTCCACCAGCTTATGGCCGGGCCGCAGATAGAGGTGATAGGTATTGCCCAGAATAATGGGCGCGCCCATGGCCGTCAGATCGTCCGGCGCCACGGCCTTCACCGACCCCACCGTGCCCACGGGCATGAAGATGGGCGTGGGAATCTGGCCGTGCGCGGTATGCAGGATGCCCGCACGGGCCGCGCCGTCCGTGTGCTGGATATGCAGAGCGTAGGATGTCATGAGCGGCAGGGTAGCCGCAGGCGGCCCGGGATGCAAGCTGTCCGCCGGCGGGTCTAGACTTTTTCTTGTCTATCGGGGCGCATATTGCTATGTATCTCCCTTACGCCGTCCAGAACGACGCGGAGCTTCGCATGACCTGCATTTTCACCCCGTCCGCCTGTCACATTGACCTTCCCGCCCTGCAACGCAACTTTGCCCGCTGCGGTGATCCCGCCCGCCTGCTGCCTGTCATCAAGTCCGATGCCTACGGGCACGGCATGCTGCCCGTGGCGCGTGCCCTTGACCGCGTGGGCGCCCGCCGCTTTGCCGTTGGTACGGTAAGCGAGGGCATTGCCCTGCGTGACGAGGGCTACCGGCAGCTCATCGTTCCCCTGATGGGAGCCATGTGCGCCAATGAATGGGCACAATCCGCCGATGCCGGCCTCACGCCGGTTCTGACCTGCTTTGAAGACCTGCACAATGCCACCGAGGTCCTGCCCGCCGGTACGGGCAAGACCCTTACCGTGGCCCTCAAGCTGGATACGGGCATGGGGCGCCTGGGCTTTGAGGAAAAGGACATCCCCGTGCTGGTGCGCGCCCTGGACGCCCTGCCGCATATCCGCCCGGTGCTGGCCATCTCGCACATGCCGTCGGCCGACGATCCGGAGGATGCGGCCTTTTCCCTGGCGCAGGTGGAGCGCTTCCGCCGCTGCTGCGAGCCGCTGCGCCAGCGCTGGCCCGATCTCCAGCGCTCGCTGGCCAATACCGCCGCCACCCTGGGCCTGCCCCAGGCACATTTCGAGGTCTGCCGTCCCGGCTTTGCCCTGTACGGGGGCAATCCCTTTGCCGGCGGCCCGTGGGAAGCCCGCGGCGCCGGTCTGGAATGGGTCATGAGCGTGAGCGCCCCGGTCATGCAGGTGCGCGAGCTGCGGGCCGGACAGAGCATTTCCTACGGGCGCACCTTCACCGCCCCCCATGACATGACCGTGGCCGTCCTTGCCTGCGGCTATGCCACGGCCTATCCCCGCGCCCTGTCCAACCGGGCCGATGTGCTGCTGCACGGACGGCGCGCCCGCGTGGTGGGCCGCGTCTGCATGAGCATGATGATGGCCGATGTAAGCCACATCCCCGAAGTGAAGCGCGGCGATTCGGCCTGGCTTGTGGGTGGCGAGGCCGCAGACGGACAGACCCCCGTCACTGTGGAAGAACTGGCCCGTCTGGCGGACATCCTGCCCTACGAGCTGCTCTGCCTGCTGGGCGAGGTCAATCAGCGCCTCTATGTCATCTGATCCCCGCCGTCAGCGGCGCAGCCTCCCTGCTAGGGCAGAAAACGGCACCGGGACGGCCCCGGCCGTGCGCGTTTCCCGCGCTCCGCTGCGGCTGCCCGACCCCTGCGGGCAAAACGTCTGCAAGCACACCGTCGGCTTCCGGCGCTGCCCCCGTCGGCTGCGGGCAAAGCTCTTGACAGGCCCGCGGCCCGTCGCTATACAAACTGTTCCTTGCTCGCATCCCAGGGTGCGGGCTGCCAAGTCCAAAAGGAGATAACCATGCGGAAATTCGAAACCCTGCTCCTCCTTTCGCCGGAGCTTTCCGCCGAAAACCGTGAGGGCATCCTCAGCGCCCTCACCGCTGTGGTGGAACGCGAAAAAGGCGTCATGGAAGAAGTGGACCACTGGGGCATGCGCGATCTGGCCTACCCCGTGCGCAAGCAGATGCGCGGCTACTATGTGCGTCTGGTGTACAATGCTCCTGCCCCGCTCGTGGCGGAACTGGAGCGCAATATCCGTATCACCGACGGCATCTTCAAGTTCGTGACCGTCAAGCTGGCTGATGAAGTGGAGGTTGCGTAATGGCTTTCAAGAAAAAGTTTGCCCCCCGCCGCAAGTTCTGCCGCTTCTGCGCGGACAAGGATCTGCCCCTGAACTACAAGCGCCCCGACATCCTGCGCGACTTCATCACCGAACGCGGCAAGATCATTGCCCGCCGCATCACCGGTACCTGCGCGCATCATCAGCGTCTGCTGACCACCGAAATCAAGCGTGCCCGTCAGATGGCCCTGCTCATCTACACCGCCACCCATGATTCCGGCGTCAAGAAAAAGAGCATGATCTAAGGAGGCGCATATGAAACTGATTCTTCGCGCCGACGTGGAAAATCTCGGCAATCTTGGCGACGTGGTCAACGTGAAGCCCGGCTATGGCCGCAACTATCTGCTGCCCCAGGGCCTGGCCATGGTGGCTTCCGAAGCCAACCTCAAGGTCTTTGAACTGGAACGCAAGAAGCTCCAGGCCCGTATGGATGCCCTGCGTGCCGATGCCCAGTCTCTTTGTGAACGTCTGGAAGCCCTCGACGTGGTCATTGCCATGCACGTGGGTGAAAACGACAAGCTGTACGGCTCCGTGACCACGGCCCTCATCGGCGATGCCTTTGCCGCCCTGGGCGTGGACGTGGACCGCCGCCGCATCCTGCTGGATGCCCCCATCCGCACCCTTGGCGAACATCCCGTGCGCGTGCGCCTGCATGCCGACATCATCGCCACCGTGCCCGTGAAGGTGGTGTCCGACAAGGTTGAAGAAGCCCCCGCCGAAGCGCCTGCTGAAGAAGCTGCCGCCGAAGCCGCCGAATAAGGTGCGCATGGCTTCCCCATCCGCCACGAACGCCGCCTCCGGCCGCAAGGCCGGGGGCGGCGCCTCTTTTTCCGCCGCTCCGGGCCGGAACACGGCCGATGCGGCCCGCAGCGCCGAAAACGACCTGCTGCGCCGGGTTCCTCCCCACAGTGTGGAAGCCGAGCAGGCCGTTCTCAGCGGCGTGCTCATGCGGCCCGATGTGCTGCACATCATGGTGGACATGCTCCGGGAGGAGGACTTCTACCTGCCCTCGCATGCAGCCATCTTCCGGGCCATCCTGGACCTGTACCGCAAAAACGCCCCCATCGATCTGGTAACCCTGGCCGAGCAGCTGCGCAACCGCAACGAGCTGGAAGAAGCCGGCGGCGCCGTTTACCTCGGCGAACTGGCGCAGGCCGTGGTTTCCGGCGCCAATGCCGAATACTATGCCACCATCGTGCGCGACAAGGCCCTGCAACGGCAGCTCATCACGGCCTGTTCGGGCATCATCGGCAACTGTTATGATGCCTCGCGCGATGTGACCGCCCTGCTGGATGAATCGGAGCAGGCCGTCTTTGCCATATCGCAGCGCACCACGGGGCGGGATTTTTCCCATTCCTCCGATCTGGTGGCGCGCGTTTTCGACAATCTGTCGCGCATGGCCGGCACGCAGGACCTCATCACCGGCGTCACCACCGGCTATTCCCGCCTGGACAAGCTCACCGCCGGCCTGCAACGCTCGGACCTCATCATCGTGGCGGCCCGCCCCAGCATGGGCAAAACCGCCTTTGCCATGTGCATGGCGCTGCATGCGGCCATCCGCCAGGGGGTGCCCGTGGGCATCTTTTCCCTGGAAATGAGCAAGGAACAGCTGGTGCAGCGCATGCTGGCCGTCTGGGGCAAGGTGGACGTATCCAAGATGCGCCGCCCGGCCCTGCTCACGGATGAGGAATGGGCCAATCTTTCCCAGGCGGCTGATGTCATTTCCAATGCGCCCATTTATATTGATGACACGCCCGCCCTCTCCACCCTGGAACTGCGCTCCCGTGCACGCCGGCTCAAGAGCGAAAAGGGCCTGGGGCTTGTGGTGGTGGACTATCTGCAACTCATGCGCGCCGGCAGGCGTGTGGATTCGCGCGAACTGGAAATCTCGGAAATTTCCCGCGCCCTCAAGAGCCTGGCCAAGGAAATGGACGTGCCTGTGGTGGCCCTTTCCCAGCTCAACCGCAAGGTGGAAGAACGCTCGGACAAGCGGCCCATGCTGTCTGACCTGCGCGAATCCGGCGCCATCGAGCAGGATGCCGACGTCATCATGTTTGTCTACCGGGACGATGTCTACCGGTACAGCAAGCCGGCCGAGCGCCCCACCAAGGGCGTGGCCGAAATCATCATCGGCAAGCAGCGCAACGGGCCTGTGGGTGTGGCCGAACTCATGTACATTTCTCCCTACACCTCCTTTGAGGACATGGCGCCGGACTGGATGCCGCCGCCCTCCGAAACGGCCGCCGGCCAGACGCCGTAACGCCCCCATCCGGCAGCCCAGCGAAGCAGGCGGCCGCACGTCGGCACACGCCCTGCGGCACCCGGTCTGCCATATGCAATAACGCCCCGCAGCCGCACGGCCTGCGGGGCGCTCTGCGTTTCCCTGCCTGCTGGCGGCTTCCCCCTGCCATGCACACCGGCGCACGGGCGGCAGGCACGCGCAGCCCTCGTCTCGTCCCCCATACCTGCCCCTCAGTACGCACACAGCACACCCGGCGGCTGCCCGGCACGCCCGCCCGTTTCCAGCCGCTGGGGCCAGCTATAGCCCACTGCGGCAAAAACCACAGAAAACCGTGCATCTTTTCCCACAGAATTTTGTCACAAAAAAACTGCTTGAACGCTCAAACGATTTTTTATTTATCCTATTGAAAAATATTGTAATTTTGAGATACAGGCAAAATGCCGCCCGCATTTTTCCTCACCGGTCCGTCCAAAAGGCACATCAGGGGGCCGTTTTCGGCCGGCGCAGCCCAAACGCCGCGTTGACAAGCCGCGCAAAGCATGCTTTTGTCCAAACAACGGCCGCGTGCCGGCAATGGGTTTTGCTGGGGTGAGCGCGGTATGACTGTTTTTTTGAGAGGGTGTTTCTTCATGTCCAAGTCCATTTATGTCGGGAATCTTCCCTGGTCGTCCACCGAAGAACAGGTCCGTGACCTCTTCGCCGAATACGGTAATGTCCTTTCCGTGAAGCTGGTCAACGATCGTGAAACCGGTCGTGCCCGTGGCTTCGGCTTTGTCGAGATGGATGATGCCGATGCTGCGGCCGCCATCGAAGCGCTGGACAATCAGAACTTCGGCGGACGCACGCTGCGCGTCAATGAAGCCAAGCCGCGTGCGCCCCGTCCTCCCCGCTACTAAGGCGTAAGGACAGCCCCGGGGATGCCTCCGGGGTATTTTTTCACAGAACAAAACAGAGTAAAACACTATGAAATCATACCACATCCTGTCCCGGACCGTTCTGGCCCTTACCCTTGTTCTTGCCCTTGCCGCCCCGGCTGCCGCCGGCGGCACCTTCACCCTGTCCAGTCCGCAGCTCAAAAACGGCGGCACCATGGGTCTGGATCAGGTCTTCAATGCCTTTGGCTGCACCGGCAAAAACATCTCGCCGGAACTGGTCTGGAGCAATCCGCCCGCCGGCACCAAGAGCTTTGCCCTGACCATCTATGACCCGGATGCGCCCACGGGCAGCGGCTGGTGGCACTGGGTGGTTTCCGACATTCCGGCCAGCGCGCGTTCCCTGAGCCTTGATGCCAGCGCCCGCAAGGCCCTGCCCGCCGGCAGCGTGGAATCCCTCACCGACTTCGGCACGCCCGGCTACGGCGGCGCCTGCCCGCCCCCCGGCGACAAGCCGCACCGCTACATCATCACCCTCTATGCCCTGAGCGTGGACCATCTTGGCATCACGCCCCAAACCCTGCCCGCCATGGCCGGCTTTTCCCGCTACGGCAAGGTGCTGGGCACGGCCAGCCTGGAGGTCACCTACAGCCGCTAGGCGCACGTTCTGCTGCTTGAGGGCTTCCGCCTGTTTTGGGGGCGGAAGCCCTTGTGCCCCGGCGGGATGCCTTGCCGTCATGGACGATTTCTGCCATGATATAGGCCGTCACTACCGCCCGACAGGGCGCAACTCTGCAGGAGGCATTATGCTCGACCCCAAACAATGTGTGCTCTACAGCGGCGGTGCTGCCGGAACGGAGCAGTTTTTCGGGGCACTGGCGGAAAGCTGGGGCGTCGAAGAGGTCAATTACAGCTTTGAAGGCCATCAGATGGAACGCAGCCGCGGTGTGCGTGTGCTCACCAGCGAGGAACTGGCCCTCAAGGATGTGAGCCTGAGCTATGTGTCCAAACTGATGAATCGCGAATATACGCGCGCCCCCCTGTTCCGCAAGGTGCTCCAGTCCATCTGCTGGCAGGTGAGCAGCGGTAACCAGATCATCGTTGTGGGCGCCATTCAGCCCGATGACACCGTCAAGGGCGGCACGGGCTGGGGAGCGGAATTTGCCAAAATCTGCAACAAACCGCTCATTGTCTTTGACCAGCCCCGCGACGGCTGGTTCCTCTGGGAAAAGGATGCCTGGGTGCCGGTGACCGATCCGGTCATCGAATATCCGCACTTTGCCGCCACGGGCACGCGCTTCCTGGAAGCCAACGGCCGCCAGGCCATTCAGGAGCTGTTTGCCCGCTCCATCAGCCGCTAGCGCCACGCCTTTGGAAGGCTCCGCGCCGCTGATTTCCGTCTTCACGCCGCGCCGGTCATCCGTCCGGCGCGGCATTTCATTCCGCAGCCAGCACGGCAGCGCCCGTGCAAGGAGTCCCATGAGCCGCAACTTCAACGAAACGGAACGAGCCATACTTCGCATCGTACAGGCAGACCTGCCCGACAGCCTCACCCCCTATGCCGACATTGCCGCACAGACCGGCAGCAGCGAGAACGACGTGCTCGCCCTGCTCCAGCAGCTCAAGGACGAGGGCGCCATCCGCCGTTTCGGGGCCAGCATCAAGCACCAGCGTACCGGCTGGAACCACAATGCCATGGTGGCCTGGAAGGTGGAGGAGGACAAGGTGGAGGAATGCGGCAGCATTGCCGCCAAAAACGCGCATATTTCCCACGCCTACTACCGTCCCAGCCCGGCAGAGGACTGGCCCTATACCTTCTATACCATGATTCACGGCCGCAGCGACCAGGAATGCCTGGACGTGGTGGACCAGATGGCCGCCAGCGCTCCGCTGGGTGAGCACATCATCCTCAGGAGCCTCAAGGAACTCAAAAAAATCTCCATGACCTACTTTTAAGGAGCCGCAATGGACAACAGCACCTCCCGCCATCTTTTTGACAAGGCCTGCGCCGTCATTCCCGGCGGGGTCAACAGCCCCGTGCGCGCCTGCCACAATGTGGACAGCCTGCCCCTTTTCATTGCCGAAGCCCACGGCTGCCACATCCGCGATGTGGACGGCAATGACTTTGTGGACTTTGTCCTCTCGTGGGGCCCCATGATTCTGGGCCACGATCACCCGGCCGTCACGGCTGCCGTGCGCGAGGCCGCCGGACGTGGCACCAGCTACGGTGCTCCCTGCCCCGACGAGGTGACCCTGGCCGAGGAAGTGGTGGCCGACATGCCCAGCCTGGAAATGGTGCGCATGGTCAATTCCGGCACAGAGGCCACCATGAGCGCCCTGCGCCTGGCCCGGGGCGTCACCGGCCGGGACAAGGTGCTCAAGTTCATCGGCTGCTATCACGGCCATGCCGATCCCTTCCTGGCCGCTGCCGGTTCCGGCATAGCCACCTTCTCCATTCCCGGCACGCCCGGCGTGCCCGCCGCCGTGGTGGCCGACACCCTGCTGGCCCCCTACAATGATCTTGCTGCCGTGGAAGCCCTCTTTGCCGAATACGGCAAGGACATTGCCGCCGTGATTGTGGAACCCGTGGCCGCCAATATGGGCCTTGTGCTGCCCGTGCCCGGATTTCTGGAAGGCCTGCGCAACCTGACCCGCCAGCACGGCAGCCTGCTCATCTTTGACGAGGTCATTACCGGCTTCCGCGTGGCCTTCGGTGGTGCCCAGGCCCGCTTCGGCATTGATGCCGACCTTACCACCTTCGGCAAGATCATCGGTGGCGGTCTGCCCGTGGGTGCCTTTGGCGGCAAACGCACCTATATGGAACACGTGGCCCCGCGCGGCGAGGTCTATCAGGCCGGCACCCTTTCCGGCAACCCTCTGGCCATGGCCGCCGGCATTGCCACGGTGCGCGAACTGCGCCGGCAGGACTATGCGGCCCTGGAAGCCCGCACCGCGGCCTTTGCCGGAGAACTGGCCGCCATTCTGGCCGCCAAGGGGGTTCCCATTCAGGTGCCCACCATTGCCTCCATGTTCTGCCCCTACTTCAGCGAAACGCCCGTGCGCAACTTTGCCCAGGCCAAGGCCTGCGATCAGAAGCTCTTTACCACCTTCTACCAGCAGATGCGCCAGCAGGGCATCTATCTTGCGCCGTCGGGCTTTGAAACCGGCATGGTCTCCTTTGCCCATACCGACGACGACTTCAGCAAGGCCCTGGACGCCGCCCGCAAGGTGACGTTTTAGGGAAACGCCCCATCACCGGGGGCGGGCTTCCATCCGATGCCCCGCCCCCGGCATCCCGGCCCGCATTTTCCAGGGCTTTCCCCGGGTATCTCCTCCCCCGCAGGTCTCTTCCGCCTTCCCTCCGGCAGTGCCGCTGCCCCGCCTTTCCGCATATCCGAGGACAACAGTGTGTTGCGCATACGCATTGACACACTTTGCCCGCTGGCGTAAATTTTTCTATGAACCACTTCTGGTAAGGGTGCGCCTGTGGAGGTCGCCCGTGGTGATGCAAACTGAAGAGGAGAGTGTTTATGAAGTTCGCGTGTATTCCGGCCGCTCTGCTGGCGCTGGCCCTTGCCTCGCCGGCCTTTGCCGCCCCTGCCGTTCCCGCTGACGGCCTGGATATGGTGGGTTCCAACCCCAAGAAGACGGTGAAGTTCAACCACAGCACCCACAAGACGGTGGAATGCGTGGTCTGCCACCATCCCGTGGACGGCAAGGAAAACTTCGGCAAGTGCGCCACCGCCGGCTGCCATGACGACCTGCAGGGCAAGAAGGGCACCAAGAGCCTGTACTATGTGGTGCACAGCAAGAAGGACGTGAAGCATCAGTCCTGCCTGCAGTGCCACACCAAGATGGCCACCGAAAAGCCCGAAATGAAGAAGGAGCTGACCGGCTGCGCCAAGTCCAAGTGCCATCCGTAGGCCACTCCCCGGCCCATCCAGCCGCGACTCCGGTCGCGGCTTTTTTTTATGCCCGCCGGCACAGGAGCCGCCCCGTTTGCCTTTCCACCGTGAACCTGCTACCGTGCTTCACGTTTCCGGGCAGCATTGCCCGCTGTTTCAGAGTCCCCAACCGCGAGGCTGTTCATGACACCGGAAAATGACACCATCATTGACCTGACGGACCTTATCGAACAGGGGACAGCTTCCGCCACGCCGACGCCTTCCGGGGCACCGGCAGACCCGGCGCAGACGCCCCCGTCACGGTCCCGTGCGGTGGTGCTGCACGATCCCGCCCTGAACGCCCAGCTGCCCGCACCGGCACCGTCCGGTGCAACTGCTCCCTTGCCGGCAGCCGGCACCGCGCCAGAAAGCGCAGACGCCCCCCGCCCCCCTGCCGATCCGCAGGATTCCCCCGCGGCCCCTGCCCTTCCGCCGGAACTGGCGGACAGGCTGGCCAGTCTGGAAAAGACCTGCCGGACCCTGCAACAGCAGCTGGACGCCCTGAGCCGGCGCCTGGATACCCTGATGGCCGAAGAACATATTGAAAAGGCCGCCGCGGCCGCCACGGCCCGCATCCTGCGCGAGGAACTCCGTCAGCTGATGCCGGAAGAAACGGACCGTCAGGGCTGAGGGGCAGCGCACGGCGGGCCGCCCGGGCCGTTTTGCCTGCCGGGCAGCGGCAGCGGGGGGCAGCTTTCAACCTTGCCAATCAGACGCGGAGCGCATAAAATAACTCTTCCCGACGCCGGGGGTACCTGCGTCGGCACATTTTTTCAAAAAAGGGGCGGGGGCTGACCGTTTTCGTTCCTTTCCCGTCCGGCACGTACCCGCTGTGGGTCACGACCATTCCCCAGGGACGGGTTTTGCCTTTTTCAGCGAGGACGCCATGGACAAGGACAGCAAGGAAGCCTTGCAGGTCGCCAAGGAACTGACGGCCAAATTCATTGAAACGCGCACGGTGTCTCCCGGCAATTTTGCGGAAATCTTTCCCGCTGTCTTCCGCGTGGTGCATGAGACCATCCGCGCCTGCCCGCAGGAAAGGGAGGACAGGGCATGAACGTCAGACATCACGACGCCGCCGTGGCCGGCATGTTCGGCCGCATTGCGGGCGTCTATGATCTGGGAAATCATCTGCTGAGCTGCGGCATAGACCTCTACTGGCGCCGCGTGCTGGCCGATACCGTGCGGCCTGGTCCCACGGGGCGGGTGCTGGACCTGGCTGCCGGCACGCTGGACGTTTCGCTGGCCATCCGCCGCCGCTGGCCGCAGGTGACCGTGCCGGCCATGGACTTCTGCCCGCCCATGCTGCGCAAGGGCCTGCCCAAGCTGC encodes:
- the hemL gene encoding glutamate-1-semialdehyde 2,1-aminomutase is translated as MDNSTSRHLFDKACAVIPGGVNSPVRACHNVDSLPLFIAEAHGCHIRDVDGNDFVDFVLSWGPMILGHDHPAVTAAVREAAGRGTSYGAPCPDEVTLAEEVVADMPSLEMVRMVNSGTEATMSALRLARGVTGRDKVLKFIGCYHGHADPFLAAAGSGIATFSIPGTPGVPAAVVADTLLAPYNDLAAVEALFAEYGKDIAAVIVEPVAANMGLVLPVPGFLEGLRNLTRQHGSLLIFDEVITGFRVAFGGAQARFGIDADLTTFGKIIGGGLPVGAFGGKRTYMEHVAPRGEVYQAGTLSGNPLAMAAGIATVRELRRQDYAALEARTAAFAGELAAILAAKGVPIQVPTIASMFCPYFSETPVRNFAQAKACDQKLFTTFYQQMRQQGIYLAPSGFETGMVSFAHTDDDFSKALDAARKVTF
- a CDS encoding cytochrome c3 family protein, translated to MKFACIPAALLALALASPAFAAPAVPADGLDMVGSNPKKTVKFNHSTHKTVECVVCHHPVDGKENFGKCATAGCHDDLQGKKGTKSLYYVVHSKKDVKHQSCLQCHTKMATEKPEMKKELTGCAKSKCHP